The following proteins come from a genomic window of Botrytis cinerea B05.10 chromosome 14, complete sequence:
- the Bcvma3 gene encoding Bcvma3, with translation MGDLCPVYAPFFGAMGCTSAIVFTCFGAAYGTAKSGVGICAMGVLRPDLIVKNIVPVIMAGIIGIYGLVVSVLISDGLKQHLALYTGFIQLGAGLSVGLAGLAAGFAIGIVGDAGVRGTAQQPRLFVGMILILIFAEVLGLYGLIVALLMNSKASLDVSC, from the exons ATGGGTGATCTTTG TCCCGTTTACGCG CCATTCTTCGGCGCCATGGGCTGCACATCCGCTATCGTCTTCACCTGTTTCGGTGCCGCTTACGGAACTGCTAAGTCTGGTGTTGGTATTTGCGCAATGGGTGTTCTCCGACCTGATTTGATCGTCAAGA ACATTGTTCCCGTTATTATGGCTGGTATTATCGGTATTTATGGTCTCGTTGTTTCAGTCCTGATTTCCGACGGACTTAAACAGCACCTCGCATTATATACTGGTTTCATTCAACTTGGTGCTGGTCTCAGTGTCGGTCTCGCTGGTTTGGCTGCTGGTTTCGCTATCGGTATTGTCGGTGATGCAGGTGTAAGAGGAACAGCACAACAACCTCGTCTTTTCGTCGGAATGAttcttattttgattttcgcCGAAGTTTTGG GTCTTTACGGATTGATTGTTGCTCTTCTCATGAACTCAAAGGCATCTCTGGATGTTTCTTGCTAA
- the Bcsnu13 gene encoding Bcsnu13 yields MAEEQNESAAWPVADSTLSQEILDLVQQAQHYRQLKKGANETTKTLNRGISEIVILAADTAPLAILLHLPLLCEDKNTPYVYVPSKTALGRACGVSRAVIAASITTNEASDLMGQIRSLKDKVERLQI; encoded by the exons ATGGCTGAAGAACAAAACGAATCTGCTGCTTGGCCCGTCG CCGACAGCACTCTCTCCCAAGAGATCCTCGATCTCGTTCAACAAGCTCAACATTACCGTCAATTGAAGAAGGGAGCCAACGAGACCACCAAGACCCTCAACCGTGGTATCAGTGAAATTGTTATCCTCGCCGCCGATACTGCCCCATTGGCTATTCTTCTCCACCTTCCCCTTCTCTGCGAAGACAAGAACACCCCTTACGTTTACGTACCATCCAAGACTGCTTTGGGACGTGCATGTGGTGTCAGCAGAGCTGTCATCGCAGCAAGCATCACCACCAACGAGGCATCCGACTTGATGGGCCAAATCAGAAGCTTGAAGGACAAGGTCGAGAGACTCCAAATCTAA